TTCTGCCTCCCCTCGACGCATCTATTCCTTCGCGCCCCTGCGCTCACTCGGGTCCCCGCTCTCACTCGGGCCCCCGCTCTCACTCGGGTCCCTGGCCCGACACTGGAGAAGCAAGAGCACGGTGTTGACGAGGTTCAGGCACCAGGCCGCCACAAACAGCCCGAAGCCGTTACCGAAGTCAAAGCGGGTGTTGATGGCCGGGCAAAGGTCCTCGGCGTTGTAGTAGTCAAACACCATGAGCACCCACACGACGCACACCGTGACAACTCCAGTGATGTTGAGCGCAAGGCAGATCCAGTGGAAGAACGAGCAGCAGAACAGCACAATGAAACCGAAGAGGGCCGCCAAGCCGTACACGAAGATGGAGATGACAGCGAACACCTCAGCCATGCGAAACCTAGCAAGGCGTCCGGGGCAGAAGGACCACAATTCGTGATAGCTGGTGTCGCTCTTTAAGTCGTTGCAGTTCTCCTTCCCGCCCCACAGTGTCAGGCAAGGCGTGCTGCCAAATCTACCCAAATCCTTCACGCGAAACATGTCGAGGGGCGTGGCCACGAGCACAAAGATGAACGCGATGAACTGGAAGATCGCGTAGAGCACAGCCGCGACGTTGCACGCCATCTTCTCCAACGCACGACCAACGTGCAGGGGTGGGCAGGCGAGACGGCAATGCGGTGGACAGGGAGggtggcgagagggggggaatggcggaaggagagagcgggggcgagggaggatcctagctgctgctgctgcgtgtgctttgGGGGGAGTGTGCGATGTGAGGCGCGGTGAGAAGGGCCGGACGGCAAGGGCAAGGGGGGGAACAGCGTTAGGGTGAGAGTAGGGAGACAGGCCGGCTGGACGGCGGGTCGTGCGCCACGGGCGCCCCGGGGGCACGGCTGGCACGCGCCCCGACGCAAGGGCAGCGGCGTGGCAACCGATACGCAAGAGATGAGGGCTATGCAGCTAGGGCGCACTGCATTGCTCACCACCGCCCTCCACCCTCAGGCGCCCCTGCCGCCCTCCCATGGGCAGCACCAAAGGGCAGTgggcggcagtggccgcggcggcgctgtggggGCCGGCGAGTCGGAAAGCAAAGAGGACGCGAaaaggcgcacgcacaggaGGGCGACATGTGCGCGCCAATCGCCCACACGACTCGTGCGGGCAAGGGGTTtggcggtgcgcgtgggttccctcggtgcgctgcggcaccgccaGTCCACCGCTCCCTTCCCTCCGCATCCGTCGGTCCTTTTCCGCC
This genomic window from Leishmania braziliensis MHOM/BR/75/M2904 complete genome, chromosome 10 contains:
- a CDS encoding amastin, which encodes MACNVAAVLYAIFQFIAFIFVLVATPLDMFRVKDLGRFGSTPCLTLWGGKENCNDLKSDTSYHELWSFCPGRLARFRMAEVFAVISIFVYGLAALFGFIVLFCCSFFHWICLALNITGVVTVCVVWVLMVFDYYNAEDLCPAINTRFDFGNGFGLFVAAWCLNLVNTVLLLLQCRARDPSESGGPSESGDPSERRGAKE